In the Ranitomeya imitator isolate aRanImi1 chromosome 2, aRanImi1.pri, whole genome shotgun sequence genome, gagatcttagcaccaagatctcgggagatctcCCAAGATCTTAGTGCCAAAATCTCCATTAGCACATGCACTgcaccccggcggccattttcccggagtccaccgcacaggaaaccatggaactgcgaggggctctggcctttcacaaaaagtCGGCAGAGCCCCCGGAAGCACCGGAGACCCCCGCAGCAGCGCCAGACACACCCGCAGCAGCGTCGGGCACCCGTAGCACCGCCGGACACACCCTCATCCCAGCCTACGGTCTGCAGCAACGGTACCAGTAAgggatatccgcattataagatgtaccccaaatttggggggaaaaaagtgtgtcttataatccgaaaaatacggtatatatcgcTACTCTTCTGTATAAAATATGTGATGTTGCTGTAGCCCTAATATTTCCATACATGAGGTCTCTGAATAGATAATCTTACTCTGGCATTACAAATTTAGATAAAGGAGATGGGAAGCAGGAGTCACTTTATTTTAATTGGAATGGATAACACCAGATGATCCAACAAAGAAGGAATGGATCGTACATATAAATAGTAATTTGCAATCTGAACATGTTTATTTTTGTATTATAGAAAAGTTAAAGACTTTGTTCACACATGGAGATTATGGATGGAATGGGACTGATGAATTGCAGATAGTTGAGGTTGGGAGTTAGGAAGAAGAGGGAGAAGGGAATATTGGGTATTTTTGGGTAGGTTTAAGGTGTTGCAATACTCTTGTCCATATAGTGAATATATAAATACTTAACTGTGAAATATTGAAAGGAATATTGCATTTAATTTGATTTTTTGATAACAGATGTATATTAACTTACTTTTCTCATTTACATATTTGTTGTTACTTTGACTCTCTGTCATGTGTTCTGTTGTACAGTTTGACAAAAATATATGGTTTATACCTGTGGAAGTCTTGCTTTGCGGTCATCAAAATATGAATTTCaagtaaaacatttccaacattctaaGTATGATAATGGCTTCTCCCTTTGTGAGATATTTGATGTTTAGTAAGATGAGTTTTCTTGGAAaaatatttctcacattctgaacatgaatatggcttctcacctgtgtgagttcttagatgtataacaagacttgatttatatgcaaaacattttccacattctaaacatgaaaaaggcttctcccctgtgtgagttctctgatgtttaaaaatatctgatttatataaaaaacatttcccacattctgaacatgaaaatggcttctctcctgtgtgaatcctCTGATGATTAACAAGATCTGATTTATATccataacatttaccacattctgaacatgaatatggcttcactcctgtgtgaattttctcatgtttaacaagacttgatttatatgcaaaacatttaccacattctgaacatgaaaatggctcattccctgtgtgaattctctgatgtctaataagagttgatttctggctaaaatatttcccacaatctgaacatgaaaatggcttcttcccagagtgaattttctgatgtctaataagagttgatttccggttaaaatatttcccacattctgtacatgaaaatggcttctcccctgtgtgagttctgtgaTGTGCAACTAGTTTTGACTTAATTtcacaacatttcccacattctgagaatgaatatggcttctccgttGCGTGAATACTTTTTTGTTTAACAAACTCTAATTTTGGGTTAAAATATTTCTCACACACTGAAGAAGAAAAACTTTTCTCCACTATGTGAATTTTTGGATGTGTAACAAGAGATGTTTTGAGGGTAAAACTTTTTTCACATTCTACACTTGAAAACGTCTTGTCTGTTCGAAGAGCAGTTAGATTTTTAACGTCTCTTTTGTGACTTTCATTTTTTTCTATAGTCTGTGATGTATCAGAAGATAGGACCTGTTTAAAAGTATCGGATGATAGATTTTTGCTGTGAATAGATGACTGGATTTCTGGAATAGTGGCATAAATATCAGTTATATCTTGAGTGATATCAAGGtcgtctgatttaaaaattgaagatgtctctTGTCCCTCTGATATCTTGGTGCAGTCACCTGCCAAGAATAAAGATTATTTTTGCATAAACTGAATTAGTTTTAGAAAATTTCTAAAATACCCAAATTGAAAGTTATGTATCAAAATTAAATTATTTACCCTGCTGTATGCCCAAATACTGTTACTATCCACATTTATAGCATTGCTGTAGCAAGAAGAAGCCACTTAAAAATGTATGGTGGTCATTTCTCCTGAAGCACAAGCTGGGCTCCACTTATTGAAAACTAAAATGGCATATATGAAATTTTCACTCTCCAGCAACCACTGCGTGCTAGTTTCCAGAGATTAcccgtggagtcaaaatagtcactactcctAAAGATGAATTACGTGATGGTATACAGTCACTTTATGTGGATTGCCACCATTCTTTTTACTGTAGTTCTGGCTGTAACAAAATGTCAGCCTGCTTTTTGGACCATACTGTGATCATGCTGACATACTTAGCATTTCATGTCCTCCATCTGGAGGGGGCATGTGTGTCTTTGTTTCTCTCTGCAGGGGGCCTCAATCATATACAACTTTTCAGACTGACTAGAGACTGGACTTCTGGGACCTTCTTTCCCTCTTGGAATTAAATGTAGCAGATGGTTAAGAGGCTGCTTTTGAGCACCTCTGTGCAACCAGGGGGCTGATCTGAAGAAATAAAGAACAATAAGCCACATGTTTGGTTTTCCCACATACGCACTCCAATGGATGTTGTGCAGTACTTAGAGCTAACCAGGAGATGTCACTTCCTTTTTCCTGTATTCAAATGCACTAGCATCTTTTAGAAACAAATACATTTTAACACTGTAGTGCTGGGACAGAAGCAGCGCAGCGCTCATCAGCCCCCCCAACGTGCATTGGCGTCATGAGGTCAGCATGATACTGACCTCATCACACTGCTGCTGGAGCCAGGCCGCAGAGGTAGCGAAGACGCAGCGGGCATTGGTAAGCTCTATAGGAAGACCCAAAGATCAAATAAGTTTTTTGTTTGATGTTACTTTCTAGGGGACATTATGGATCAATTGGGGACATTATGGGGCAATTAAAGGGGGTGAAAGGGgactttacactgtgttccaaattattatgcacaaagagtttaggagtgataaggttagaatttttttgtcatttaaactcattgatggtgatgcgtgtcagggctctttatatcactgaaagcaattgctgatacctgtgcaaattagtttggcaggtgtgtccaaataaaggcaagactacttaagaaggctgttccacattattaagcagcctacatttttggccaaaatgggaaagaaaaaggatgtgtcggctgctaaGAAGCAACAAATtatggagtatttaggtcaaggcatgactacaatcaacattgccaagacacttcatcgtgatcatcgcacaatcaagaagtatgtaggtGATTAgcagcacacacgtgtgcgtgttgataaggaaaaattgaggactctttcgaacaggcaattgcgtaaggttaaaagaggagctgcaaaaatgccttgtcatagcagcagacaagtttttgaagctgctggtgcctccaacgtccccagaacaagaTGCAGGgaccttcagaggtttgcagctgtgcgtaatccatcctgtcgaccacctctatccactgcacacaagcagaaacagctccagtgggccaaacgatacatgaagactgactcccaaactgttttgttcaccgatgagtgccgtgcaacgcttgatggtccagatggatggcgtggaggatggctggttgatggacaccccatgaaaacacagCTAAGGCGCCAACaaagaggaggtggagtaatgttttgggctggaatcatggggagagagattgtcagcccttttatgatccctgaaggggtaaagatgaactccataatctatgtggagtttctaaaacaacacttcctgccatggttcaagaggaaggaCCGTGCTTACCGCAGCAAGATCATAATGCACTGTCTCATGCTGCATAAGACACAtttgcatctctggctgctatgggcataaaagaggacaaacttatggtgtggccaccatcttcccctgaccttcaccccattgagaacctctggagcatcatcaaaaggagtgtctatgatggcgggacatctaagcaacagctctgggagggtattctgtccacatgcaaaacaattgaagcagaaaccatccacaaactgacaaattcaatggacgagagagttcagaagcttctttcgaacaaggggtcctatgtgcaaatgtaacatcacctagaataaagttttcacttgaaaactgtttgatttaattttgtaataagctgataatgcttataacttcacaaatGACCATTTTTTAGTTCAAAATTAAATACAAAAGGTTGAAaattctgctgtgcataataatttggagcatgcattttgagtgtttatttttttaaaaaagatacttttttcataggcagtttgttccaaaacattgcaattatactagaatagtagatgactggaaaataaaaatgactgcaattcagataggtaatttagagaaaatatgaggaaatattatttgcataataatttggaacacagtgtatgcagagagacagagtgtggggaGATGTTATTAAAAAGTGCAGTTAGTAGGAAACATTATGGAGAGCAGCAGTGTGAAGGAACATTAAGAAGAGGAATGGTGTGGAGGggataatatacactgctcaaaaaaataaaaggaacactaaaatcccacatcctagatatcattgaatgaaatattccacttgtaaatctttattcattacatagtggaatgtgttgagaataataaaacctaaaaatgatcaacgtaaatcacaactaatatcccacggagttggaatgatactcaaaaccaACTTcaaccaacttcagtggaaatgcctcgagacaaggaaatgatgctcagtagtgtgtgtggcctccacgtggctgtatgacctccctacaacgcctgggcatgctcctgatgaggtggcggatggtctcctgagggatctccttccagacctggactaaagcatccgccaactcctggacaatctgtggcgcaacctgacattggtggatggtgcgagacatgatgccccagatgtgtttagtcggattcaggtctggggaacgggcaggccagtccgactccatgaggatggtctgagtgcccgacgtccacagatgggggttttgctcacagcccaacaccgtgcaggatgcttggcatttgccacagaacaccaggattggcaaattcgccactggagccctgtgcttttcacagatgaaagcaggttcacactgttttcaacagcagaaaaaaaaaggcagcaacccttacctgcccagatcttagaacaaatgcactgcagagtgcagccagcccataaagcaagatgttagaaacacaggtgcaaaataccagatcaacagccactctccacatacccactcctggagggggtgactgcccagtatacaattgcacaataaaggcccacatagggcgttgttcacacaatggtactgcatagtggttCACagtctattagtcacgcccctacttttcgattaggcgggctggccagtacactctcaatgcatcccagtgcgaacacccctcatgtgagaccgaacgtgtttgggcttggctgcaccccgaaaaatatagtgcaaaaaatattcaaaaatagtgaggtattggttgatattttgttttgctaacatcttgctttatgggctggctgcaccctgcagtgcatttgttctaagatctgggcaggtaagtgttgctgccttttttttttctgctgttgaaaattgaatttttgtagaccttgagtctctagtggctttgctatttagtttagtgtaggactcgtaagcgtggggacccttggcgtgggttacgagcttgcgtattttggccaaaatatcaaccaatacctcactatttttgaatattttttgcactatatttttcggggtgcagccaagcccaaacacgttcagtcttgcatgaggggtgttcgcactgggatgcattgagagtgtactggccagcccgcctaatcgaaaagtaggggcgtgactaataggctgtgaaccagacactatgcagtaccattgtgtgaacaacgccctatgtgggcctttattgtgcaattgtatactgggcagtcaccccctccaggagtgggtatgtggagaatggctggtgatctggtattttgcacctgtgttgctaacatcttgcattatgggctggctgcaccctgcagtgcatttgttctaagatctgggcaggtaagtgttgctgccttttttttttctgctgttgaaaacagtgtgaacctgctttcatctgtgaaaagcacagggctccagtggcgaatttgccaatcctggtgttctgtggcaaatgccaagcatcctgcacggtgttgggctgtgagcaaaacccccatctgtggacgtcgggcactcagaccatcctcatggagtcggtttctaactgtttgtacagagacatgcacatttgtggcctgctggaggtcattttgcagggctctggcagtgctcctcctggtcCTCCTTGCACCAAGGCtggggtagcggtcctgctgctgggttgttgccctcctacggccccctacaCGTCTCCTagcgtactggcctgtctcctggtagcgcctccagcctctggacactacgctgacagacacagaaaaccatcttgccacatctcgcattgatgtgccatcctggatgagctgcactacctgagccacttgtgtgggttgtagagtcagtctcatgctaccacgagtttgaaagcacaaccaacattcaacagtgaccaaaacatcagcaagaaagcattggtactgagatgtggtctgtggtccccacctgcggaACCACTCCTTtagtgagtgtgtcttgataattgccaataatttccatctgttctgtattccatttgcacaacagcatgtggaattgattgtcaatcagtgtagctttctaagtggacagtttgatttcacagaagtttgatttacttggagttatattctgttgtttaagtgttccctttatttttttgagcagtgtataaagggGCAGTATGGGAGGATACATTACTGAGAGTCGCAGTGTGTGGGGGACATTATGAAATGAGGTACAGtgtgggggtggggtatattatattattgagaagtgtGGGGGATTATGGAGAGGGGCGGTGtggggggacagtatggagagaggcagtgaagggggatattttgtgcaggaagcacagtGAAAGAGCAATTATATACTCAGGGGCACAGCATGGGAGATATTTATGTAACAGAATAATGATTCCTTTATTCTAAGGGCACTGTGTTGAGAAGTGGTGCTGCAGACGAAGAAGATGGAAATCTGTAGAGCCAAGCTCTGGGCATGAAATCTCATCATGGTGTCTGTACTACATGGAGACACAAGGGATGGGAATGACTtgaatcagagaagatgtcacctatatGTTACCTGAATGTAAATGTTTACTTCTGATCCTGCCAGCATCTCATTAGCACCGTGGCTCCTGTCTGATatgcagtctgatgatggctggtaacaacaactcccagcatgtccttacCATAGTTAAGAATACACTGGGAATTGTAGGTTCAAGCAATACAATTACAATTGACCGgtgtactaagcttggtgctgcATACATGTATGGATGGTGGCTCTGGcagtgcattcatgtactgacggtggttctggcactgcattcatgtacagATGTTGGCTCTGGTGTCACATACATATGATGATAATGGTTCTGATCTTGGAAACATGTAACAATCCATAATGTGCTTCATGATTTTGATAAAACTTAAAAATTCTCAAAACTTAGAGACATGAGATTATGAGGAGGATTAGGCAAGTTATCTTGTGTCATACTGATTTTGTTTTTAGCAGAACTTGGTTATGGTGATATTTAATGTTCTGATGGTTGTTCTACTGATATATTCATAGTACCCCTTTAACTTTTTTTGGTGGCCCTTGGAATTGGTTCAGTACGGCAATGTGGCCCTTGGAGCAACACATGTTGTGCACCCCTGAATTAGAGTATGGGACATTGTAGTACTTGGCAATCTAACCTATCATAGGGGACAATATTTTCTCTTTGATGAGCTTCTTTAAGAAATATTAGACATTTAGAGACAGCTTTTCAACATTAGTACTCCCCATTTTAGGAGAGATTGTGGAGTAATTTTCATTCCTTAGGATTGAAAACATCATGAAATTCATGAGATGGAGTCATTAGAGCAATCAACCgcacacagcttagagatatatcatgacATAGGTATAATATGTGTTTTACTGTAGTTTATCGTGAACGTCTTTGAAGTTAGACAGGTCCTTTCTCACAGAAACTGAAAAGTCAAGataacgtggaaactctgctgttaCTGTACAAAAATTCACATTTGCTCAAgattaaaaattattacatttaatttaCTCTTCTAATAAGGGGGATATTTTATGTTCTGGCCTTGCAGATTCAACATTTGATGGCTCCTGTACAATTTCTTATACAAAAGCTCAAACTAATAGACAAATTGCCTTTTCAAAGAGGAAAAaagcttgaactctatagcgccacctgtgggGAACAGCGATTCTAtaagtcactattgaccctttaacaaatcttgcaatatgacttgggataaaagccaaattagaatctcaatttagcgctatagagttcaagtcttcttcctctctgaagaggcaatttgcatattaaatttcccacagGAGCATTGGGTGGCGAATAAGTCGCCTGACATTGACATGTCAGAGCCGGTATGTGACTCTCCACAAGGACAAatattaccccttagacctcaaacTAATAGGGACAGTTTTGTGTGGAGAATAGAGTGGTATAGTGGCAAAATGGTGACCTTTAATTGTGACATTAAAGGTAGGATataaagggaggatattagcgaagggaatgaggatgtcgagtccatatgggttgaaattcatggagggaaaaatggtaacaaaattctcattggggtctgttacaaacccccaaatataacagaaagcatggaaagtctacttctaaagcagatagatgaagctgcaacccataatgaggtcctggttatgggggactttaactacccggatattaactgggaaacagaaacctgtgaaacccataaaggcaacaggtttctgctaataaccaagaaaaattatctttcacaattggtgcagaatccaaccagaggagcagcacttttagacctaatactatctaatagacctgacagaataacaaatctgcaggtggtcgggcatttaggaaatagcgaccacaatattgtgcagtttcacctgtctttcactagggggacttgtcagggagtcacaaaaacattgaactttaggaaggcaaagtttgaacagcttagagatgcccttaatctggtagactgggacaatatcctcagaaataagaatacagataataaatgggaaatgtttaagaacatcctaaataggcagtgtaagcggtttataccttgtgggaataaaaggactagaaataggaaaaacccaatgtggctaaacaaagaagtaagacaggcaattaacagtaaaaagaaagcatttgcactactaaagcaggatggcaccattgaagctctaaaaaactatagggagaaaaatactttatctaaaaaactaattaaagctgccaaaaaggaaacagagaagcacattgctaaggagagtaaaactaatcccaaactgttcttcaactatatcaatagtaaaagaataaaaactgaaaatgtaggccccttaaaaaatagtgaggaaagaatggttgtagatgacgaggaaaaagctaacatattaaacaccttcttctccacggtattcacggtggaaaatgaaatgctaggtgaaatcccaagaaacaatgaaaaccctatattaagggtcaccaatctaacccaagaagaggtgcgaaaccggctaaataagattaaaatagataaatctccgggtccggatggcatacacccacgagtactaagagaactaagtaatgtaatagataaaccattatttcttatttttagtgactctatagcgacagggtctgttccgcaggactggcgcatagcaaatgtggtgccaatattcaaaaagggctctaaaagtgaacctggaaattataggccagtaagtctaacctctattgttggtaaaatatttgaagggtttctgagggatgttattctggattatctcaatgagaataactgtttaactccatatcagcatgggtttatgagaaatcgctcctgtcaaaccaatctaatcagtttttatgaagaggtaagctataggctggaccacggtgagtcattggacgtggtatatctcgatttttccaaagcgtttgataccgtgccgcacaagaggttggtacacaaaatgagaatgcttggtctgggggaaaatgtgtgtaaatgggttagtaactggcttagtgatagaaagcagagggtggttataaatggtatagtctctaactgggtcgctgtgaccagtgggctaccgcaggggtcagtattgggacctgttctcttcaacatattcattaatgatctggtagaaggtttacacagtaaaatatcgatatttgcagatgatacaaaactatgtaaagcagttaatacaagagaagatagtattctgctacagatggatctggataagttggaaacttgggctgaaaggtggcagatgaggtttaacaatgataaatgtaaggttatacacatgggaagagggaatcaatatcaccattacacactgaacgggaaaccactgggtaaatctgacagggagaaggacttggggatcctagttaatgataaacttacctggagcagccagtgccaggcagcagctgccaaggcaaacaggatcatggggtgcattaaaagaggtctggatacacatgatgagagcattatactgcctctgtacaaatccctagttagaccgca is a window encoding:
- the LOC138663995 gene encoding zinc finger protein 773-like, translated to MTSAKVLYSPYVWCAALQVEVPPIVDLLSGNLLYKRIFLIGSSRMDMHKDKMSERILHLTLEILFRLTGEDYTLVKKTSSERCQDPVAEGSRRTHSPIMGPPHHLLIHDDINDQKILELAYKMIELLTGEFSIRCQDVAVYFSMEEWEYLEEHKDLYKDVMMEVPQSLTSPVLSSKRTTPERCPHPLLPQDCNQEIPNVPQDHQGKDLTHINTTETYLMGDELCKEEIPTYDFPGDCTKISEGQETSSIFKSDDLDITQDITDIYATIPEIQSSIHSKNLSSDTFKQVLSSDTSQTIEKNESHKRDVKNLTALRTDKTFSSVECEKSFTLKTSLVTHPKIHIVEKSFSSSVCEKYFNPKLEFVKQKSIHATEKPYSFSECGKCCEIKSKLVAHHRTHTGEKPFSCTECGKYFNRKSTLIRHQKIHSGKKPFSCSDCGKYFSQKSTLIRHQRIHTGNEPFSCSECGKCFAYKSSLVKHEKIHTGVKPYSCSECGKCYGYKSDLVNHQRIHTGEKPFSCSECGKCFLYKSDIFKHQRTHTGEKPFSCLECGKCFAYKSSLVIHLRTHTGEKPYSCSECEKYFSKKTHLTKHQISHKGRSHYHT